Proteins from one Nitrobacteraceae bacterium AZCC 2146 genomic window:
- a CDS encoding hypothetical protein (product_source=Hypo-rule applied; superfamily=111352; transmembrane_helix_parts=Inside_1_4,TMhelix_5_27,Outside_28_41,TMhelix_42_64,Inside_65_79) produces MRVKTVWPWITMLLSAVLALNPLGLDILSSAFFSGEALSRNIWRPIVLMATTFLAALGALEWFVRRLILNRRARGTTTA; encoded by the coding sequence TTGCGCGTCAAGACCGTTTGGCCCTGGATCACGATGCTGCTGAGCGCCGTCCTGGCGCTCAATCCTCTTGGCCTCGACATTCTCTCCAGCGCGTTCTTCTCCGGTGAAGCATTGTCGCGAAATATCTGGAGGCCGATCGTTCTGATGGCAACTACCTTCCTGGCCGCGCTCGGAGCGCTGGAATGGTTCGTCAGACGCCTTATCTTGAATCGCCGCGCGCGCGGCACAACGACTGCTTGA
- a CDS encoding cell division protein FtsB (product_source=COG2919; cog=COG2919; pfam=PF04977; transmembrane_helix_parts=Outside_1_9,TMhelix_10_32,Inside_33_105), translated as MVKHTRLKSVLTGLALYALAAMMIGYFGVNAYTGKYGLNARQELDQEIVALTSELVRLKQERAEGEQRVSSLRSTGLDPDMLDERVRYQLDYAHPRDLVKVIKPN; from the coding sequence ATGGTCAAGCATACCAGACTCAAATCCGTGCTCACCGGGCTCGCGCTCTATGCGCTGGCGGCGATGATGATCGGCTATTTCGGCGTCAACGCCTATACCGGCAAATACGGCCTCAATGCCCGCCAGGAACTCGACCAGGAAATCGTCGCGCTGACTTCCGAGCTGGTGCGGCTGAAACAGGAACGCGCCGAAGGCGAGCAGCGGGTCTCCTCGCTGCGCTCCACCGGCCTCGATCCCGACATGCTCGACGAGCGCGTCCGCTACCAGCTCGACTACGCCCACCCCCGCGATCTCGTCAAAGTCATCAAGCCGAACTGA
- a CDS encoding hypothetical protein (product_source=Hypo-rule applied; cath_funfam=3.30.2370.10; pfam=PF16826; superfamily=54637), with protein MTGPKQQPLPPDVAGRDDAVEVLRAFVLDGGLSIAFTRAFEEPDMWGMLLVDIARHAARAYARESGYSEDEALRRIVDMFEAEIARPTDVGTTTSRSQQGH; from the coding sequence ATGACCGGACCGAAGCAGCAACCATTGCCGCCAGACGTTGCGGGCCGCGATGACGCCGTCGAGGTGTTGCGCGCGTTCGTTCTCGATGGCGGCCTCTCGATCGCGTTCACCCGCGCGTTCGAGGAGCCCGACATGTGGGGCATGCTGCTGGTCGACATCGCCCGCCACGCCGCGCGTGCTTATGCGCGCGAGAGCGGCTATTCCGAGGACGAGGCGCTGAGGCGCATCGTCGACATGTTCGAAGCCGAAATCGCGCGGCCGACCGACGTGGGCACCACCACATCGCGGTCGCAACAAGGTCACTGA
- a CDS encoding dihydrolipoamide dehydrogenase (product_source=KO:K00382; cath_funfam=3.30.390.30,3.50.50.60; cog=COG1249; ko=KO:K00382; pfam=PF02852,PF07992; superfamily=51905,55424; tigrfam=TIGR01350): MADNSFDVVVIGSGPGGYVTAIRAAQLGFKTAIVEKAYLGGICNNWGCIPTKALLRSAEIFHYMQHAGDYGLSADNVSFDIKSVIARSRGVVKRLNGGVEYLMKKNKISIIWGEATLDGGGKFTVKKSQAEAPKGALGEGAYQAKHIIVATGARPRALPGLEADKKLVWTYFEAMNPDKMPKSLLVVGSGAIGIEFASFYKTMGADVTVVEVLPQILPVEDAEIAAFARKSFEKQGIKIMTGAKVTKLDKKADSVTATIEDGKGGTQPLTVDRVISAVGVVGNIENIGLEKLGVKTERGCIVIDGYCRTNVPGIYAIGDVAGPPMLAHKAEHEGVICVEKIKGMNPHPMDKLLIPGCTYCHPQVASVGLTEAKAKEGGREIRVGRFPFVGNGKAIAMGEDQGMAKVIFDKKTGQLLGAHLVGAEVTELIQGFVVAMNLETTEEELFHTIFPHPTISETMKEAVLDAYGRVLNM, encoded by the coding sequence ATGGCCGATAATTCCTTTGACGTCGTCGTAATCGGCTCCGGCCCCGGCGGATATGTGACGGCGATCCGCGCCGCGCAGCTGGGCTTCAAGACCGCGATCGTCGAGAAGGCTTATCTCGGCGGCATCTGCAACAACTGGGGCTGCATTCCGACCAAGGCGCTGCTGCGCTCGGCGGAAATCTTCCACTACATGCAGCACGCGGGGGATTACGGCCTCTCCGCGGATAATGTGTCGTTCGATATCAAGTCGGTGATCGCGCGTTCGCGCGGCGTCGTGAAGCGCCTCAATGGGGGCGTCGAATATCTGATGAAGAAGAACAAGATCAGCATCATCTGGGGCGAGGCGACGCTGGACGGCGGCGGCAAGTTCACGGTGAAAAAATCGCAGGCCGAGGCGCCGAAGGGCGCATTGGGCGAGGGTGCCTACCAGGCCAAGCACATCATTGTTGCTACCGGCGCGCGGCCGCGTGCACTGCCGGGGCTCGAGGCCGACAAGAAGCTGGTCTGGACCTATTTCGAGGCGATGAACCCTGACAAGATGCCGAAGTCGTTGCTGGTGGTCGGCTCCGGCGCCATCGGCATCGAATTCGCGTCGTTCTACAAGACCATGGGTGCCGACGTCACCGTGGTCGAGGTGCTGCCGCAGATCCTGCCGGTCGAGGACGCCGAGATCGCCGCCTTCGCGCGCAAGTCCTTCGAGAAGCAGGGCATCAAGATCATGACCGGCGCCAAGGTCACGAAGCTCGACAAGAAGGCCGATAGCGTCACCGCGACGATCGAGGACGGCAAGGGCGGCACGCAGCCGCTGACCGTCGATCGGGTCATCTCCGCGGTCGGCGTGGTCGGCAATATCGAGAACATCGGGCTGGAGAAGCTTGGCGTGAAGACCGAGCGCGGCTGCATCGTGATCGATGGCTACTGCCGGACCAACGTGCCCGGTATCTACGCCATCGGCGATGTCGCCGGACCGCCGATGCTGGCGCACAAGGCCGAGCATGAGGGCGTGATCTGCGTCGAGAAGATCAAGGGCATGAACCCGCATCCGATGGACAAGTTGCTGATCCCCGGCTGCACCTATTGCCACCCGCAGGTGGCGTCGGTGGGTCTTACGGAAGCGAAAGCCAAGGAAGGCGGCCGCGAGATTCGCGTCGGCCGTTTCCCCTTCGTAGGCAATGGCAAGGCGATCGCGATGGGGGAAGACCAGGGCATGGCCAAGGTGATCTTCGACAAGAAGACCGGCCAGTTGCTCGGTGCGCATCTGGTGGGTGCCGAGGTCACTGAACTGATCCAGGGTTTTGTTGTCGCAATGAACCTGGAGACGACGGAGGAAGAGCTGTTCCACACCATCTTCCCGCACCCGACGATTTCGGAGACGATGAAGGAAGCCGTGCTCGACGCCTATGGGCGCGTGCTGAATATGTAG
- a CDS encoding hypothetical protein (product_source=Hypo-rule applied), which produces MPSTCSRGNIEGDAALGKIGLRRGARHRGAHGVAVVLDDVDHRKLPQLRHVEALIDLALVRRAIAEVSEADEVIAAVAIGKGESGTERDLRADDAVTAVKILLLAEHVHGAALTLGIAAMASGQLGHDALGVHAASQHVAVIAIAGDHLIAVLQGHLHADHDGFLADIEMAKAADRAHAVELSGLFLEAPDQQHVAQRVQLLVAVEIGRRRLGGAIARCLPCRSDAFLRCGHENSGCESEWPSLLQLPTA; this is translated from the coding sequence ATGCCATCGACCTGCTCGCGCGGGAATATTGAAGGAGATGCCGCGCTTGGAAAAATCGGTCTGCGCCGAGGAGCGCGTCACCGAGGTGCCCATGGCGTAGCGGTTGTTCTCGATGATGTAGATCACCGGAAGCTTCCACAGCTCCGCCATGTTGAAGCTCTCATAGACCTGGCCCTGGTTCGACGCGCCATCGCCGAAGTAAGCGAGGCTGACGAAGTCATTGCCGCGGTAGCGATTGGCAAAGGCGAGTCCGGTACCGAGCGAGACCTGCGCGCCGACGATGCCGTGACCGCCGTAAAAATTCTTCTCCTTGCTGAACATGTGCATGGAGCCGCCCTTACCCTTGGAATAGCCGCCATGGCGTCCGGTCAGCTCGGCCATGACGCCCTTGGCGTCCATGCCGCAAGCCAGCATGTGGCCGTGATCGCGATAGCCGGTGATCACCTGATCGCCGTCCTTCAAGGCCATCTGCATGCCGACCACGATGGCTTCCTGGCCGATATAGAGATGGCAAAAGCCGCCGATCGCGCCCATGCCGTAGAGCTGTCCGGCCTTTTCCTCGAAGCGCCGGATCAGCAGCATGTCGCGCAGCGCGTGCAGCTCCTGGTCGCGGTTGAAATCGGGCGGCGACGGCTGGGTGGCGCCATTGCCCGTTGCCTGCCCTGCAGGAGCGACGCTTTTCTTCGGTGCGGCCATGAAAATTCCGGATGCGAGAGTGAATGGCCCTCTCTACTCCAACTCCCAACAGCATGA
- a CDS encoding MFS family permease (product_source=COG0477; cath_funfam=1.20.1250.20; cog=COG0477; pfam=PF05977; superfamily=103473; transmembrane_helix_parts=Outside_1_28,TMhelix_29_51,Inside_52_81,TMhelix_82_104,Outside_105_146,TMhelix_147_169,Inside_170_200,TMhelix_201_223,Outside_224_237,TMhelix_238_260,Inside_261_271,TMhelix_272_294,Outside_295_349,TMhelix_350_372,Inside_373_386) has product MWSRSFSRFSSQIAAVAVGWQVYDLTGSAFQLGMVGLVQFVPMLVLVFAGGHTADRYDRRRVVQTCQTVQGLTAAYLAWGSFAGWLTVPEIFAAVAVFGAATAFESPAASALLPGVVPEGRLQKASALTTGIFQLATICGPALGGVAYALSPGVPYAVMAGFWLVGGLLNSAIQLERAIVAREPPTFAALFAGVGFVRRNPAILGTISLDLFAVLLGGATALLPIYARDILQTGPWGLGVLRAAPAVGALLMTVVLTRTSINRRVGMRMFQAVIVFGIATAVFAVSQLVWLSLLALAIMGAADTVSVVIRVSLVQLATPDEMRGRVGAVNFLFINASNQLGQFESGVTAALLGTMPAALLGGIGTIAVALLWMKLFPALRNVERLE; this is encoded by the coding sequence GTGTGGTCGCGCAGCTTCTCGCGGTTTTCCTCGCAGATCGCCGCAGTGGCGGTGGGCTGGCAGGTCTATGACCTGACCGGCAGCGCATTCCAGCTCGGCATGGTCGGGCTGGTGCAGTTCGTCCCGATGCTGGTGCTGGTGTTTGCCGGCGGGCACACGGCGGATCGCTACGACCGCCGCCGTGTGGTGCAGACTTGCCAGACCGTGCAAGGACTGACCGCGGCCTATCTGGCCTGGGGCAGCTTTGCCGGTTGGCTGACGGTGCCGGAGATTTTTGCCGCGGTGGCGGTGTTCGGCGCGGCCACTGCGTTCGAAAGCCCCGCGGCCTCCGCGCTGCTGCCCGGTGTCGTTCCGGAAGGCCGGCTGCAAAAGGCCTCCGCGCTGACCACCGGAATCTTCCAGCTCGCCACGATCTGCGGCCCTGCATTGGGTGGCGTGGCCTATGCGCTGTCGCCCGGCGTGCCTTACGCTGTTATGGCCGGGTTCTGGCTGGTCGGCGGATTGCTCAACAGCGCGATCCAGCTCGAGCGTGCGATCGTTGCGAGGGAGCCGCCTACATTTGCCGCACTGTTCGCCGGCGTCGGTTTCGTCCGCCGCAACCCGGCGATCCTCGGCACCATCTCGCTCGATCTGTTCGCGGTGCTGCTCGGCGGCGCCACGGCGCTGCTGCCGATCTATGCCCGCGACATCCTGCAAACCGGGCCGTGGGGCCTCGGCGTGCTGCGCGCCGCGCCCGCCGTCGGCGCATTGTTGATGACGGTGGTGCTGACGCGCACCTCCATCAATCGCCGGGTCGGGATGCGGATGTTCCAGGCGGTGATTGTGTTCGGCATTGCGACGGCGGTGTTCGCGGTCTCGCAACTGGTCTGGCTGTCGCTTCTCGCGCTCGCGATCATGGGCGCAGCCGATACGGTCAGCGTGGTGATCCGGGTGTCGCTGGTGCAACTGGCGACGCCGGACGAGATGCGCGGCCGGGTCGGCGCGGTGAATTTTTTGTTCATCAACGCCTCCAACCAGCTCGGCCAGTTCGAGAGTGGCGTCACCGCGGCGCTGTTAGGCACCATGCCGGCGGCACTGCTGGGCGGCATCGGCACGATCGCGGTGGCGCTATTGTGGATGAAGCTGTTTCCGGCGCTGCGTAATGTCGAACGGCTGGAATAG
- a CDS encoding pyruvate dehydrogenase E2 component (dihydrolipoamide acetyltransferase) (product_source=KO:K00627; cath_funfam=2.40.50.100,3.30.559.10,4.10.320.10; cog=COG0508; ko=KO:K00627; pfam=PF00198,PF00364,PF02817; superfamily=47005,51230,52777; tigrfam=TIGR01349) → MPINILMPALSPTMEKGNLAKWLKKEGDKVKSGDVIAEIETDKATMEVEAIDEGTIAKILVPEGTQDVPVNDIIAVLASDGEDVKAAGAGASAAKPGPAAEAPKEAPKAAAAPAPAAAEKAPAPAAAAPAPAREAAPASNGARVFASPLAKRLAKDAGIELGRITGSGPHGRVIAKDVERAKSGSGLKAPAAAPAAAPSVGPSDQQIRALFKPDSYEVVPHDNMRKVIAQRLSAADRDIPQYYLTADCDVGRLVAAREEINALAPKDKDGKPAYKLSVNDFIIKALALALQRVPEANVSWTDEAMLHHKVSDISVAVSVPSGLITPIIRNAHIKSVAQISADMKDLAARAKARKLKPDEYQGGSTAVSNLGMFGMKQFTAVINPPQTSILAVGVSEERAVVRNGKLDIATIMTVTLTCDHRAMDGALGAQLLGAFKLLIENPVMMVV, encoded by the coding sequence ATGCCAATCAATATTCTGATGCCTGCGCTGTCGCCGACGATGGAAAAGGGCAACCTTGCCAAGTGGCTCAAGAAAGAGGGCGACAAGGTCAAGTCCGGCGACGTGATCGCCGAGATCGAGACCGACAAGGCGACCATGGAGGTCGAGGCGATCGACGAGGGCACGATCGCAAAAATCCTGGTGCCGGAAGGCACTCAGGACGTGCCGGTCAACGACATCATCGCGGTGCTGGCCAGCGATGGCGAGGACGTGAAGGCGGCCGGGGCAGGGGCTTCCGCCGCGAAGCCGGGGCCTGCTGCCGAAGCGCCGAAAGAAGCTCCGAAGGCTGCCGCTGCGCCGGCTCCCGCTGCCGCCGAGAAGGCACCGGCGCCTGCCGCCGCTGCACCGGCCCCCGCCAGGGAAGCCGCGCCGGCATCGAACGGCGCCCGCGTGTTCGCCTCGCCACTGGCCAAGCGTCTGGCAAAAGATGCCGGCATCGAGCTCGGCCGCATCACCGGCTCCGGCCCGCATGGCCGCGTCATCGCCAAGGATGTCGAGCGGGCCAAGTCGGGCAGCGGCTTGAAAGCGCCTGCGGCAGCACCAGCCGCGGCCCCTTCGGTGGGCCCGTCGGACCAGCAGATCCGCGCGCTGTTCAAGCCGGACAGTTACGAGGTCGTTCCGCACGACAACATGCGCAAGGTGATCGCGCAGCGCCTGTCGGCGGCCGATCGCGATATTCCGCAATATTACCTGACCGCCGATTGTGACGTCGGCAGACTGGTGGCGGCGCGCGAGGAGATCAACGCGCTGGCGCCGAAGGACAAGGACGGCAAGCCGGCCTACAAGCTGTCGGTCAACGACTTCATCATCAAGGCGCTGGCCTTGGCGTTGCAGCGCGTGCCCGAGGCCAATGTGAGCTGGACCGACGAGGCCATGCTGCACCACAAGGTGTCGGACATTTCGGTGGCGGTCTCGGTCCCGAGCGGGCTGATTACGCCGATCATCCGCAACGCCCATATCAAATCGGTGGCGCAGATTTCCGCCGACATGAAGGACCTCGCGGCGCGCGCCAAGGCGCGCAAGCTGAAGCCCGACGAATACCAGGGCGGCTCGACCGCGGTTTCGAACCTCGGCATGTTCGGGATGAAGCAGTTCACCGCCGTGATCAATCCGCCGCAGACCTCGATCCTGGCGGTCGGCGTCAGCGAGGAGCGCGCGGTGGTGCGCAACGGCAAGCTCGACATCGCGACCATCATGACGGTGACGCTGACCTGCGACCATCGCGCCATGGACGGCGCGCTTGGCGCGCAACTGCTCGGCGCGTTCAAGCTGCTGATCGAAAATCCGGTCATGATGGTGGTGTGA
- a CDS encoding pyruvate dehydrogenase E1 component beta subunit (product_source=KO:K00162; cath_funfam=2.40.50.100,3.40.50.920,3.40.50.970; cog=COG0022; ko=KO:K00162; pfam=PF00364,PF02779,PF02780; superfamily=51230,52518,52922): MAIQVLMPALSPTMEKGNLSKWLKKEGEAIKSGDVIAEIETDKATMEVEATDEGTLGKILIPEGTNDVAVNTPIATILADGEDASATPTPAKQEKAAESAPPAVEAKSAPAPKEEPAAAQAAPAAPKAAVEADPSIPEGTEMVTMTIRDALRDAMAEEMRRDEDVFIMGEEVAEYQGAYKVTQGLLQEFGARRVIDTPITEHGFAGVGVGAAMSGLKPIVEFMTFNFAMQAIDQIINSAAKTLYMSGGQMTCSIVFRGPNGAAARVGAQHSQDYSAWYSQIPGLKVVAPYSAADYKGLLKAAIRDPNPVIFLENEMLYGHSGEVPKLDDYVVPIGKAKVARTGKDVTLISWSNGMSYALKAADELAKEGIEAEVIDLRTLRPLDTETIIASVKKTSRAVTVEEGWQQSGVGAEVAARIVEHAFDYLDAPVGRVSGKDVPMPYAANLEKLALPSVADVVAAAKAVCYR; this comes from the coding sequence ATGGCCATTCAAGTGCTGATGCCCGCGCTGTCCCCAACCATGGAGAAGGGAAATCTCTCCAAATGGTTGAAGAAGGAAGGCGAGGCGATCAAATCCGGCGACGTGATTGCCGAGATTGAAACCGACAAAGCCACCATGGAAGTCGAAGCCACCGACGAAGGCACCCTCGGCAAGATACTGATCCCCGAGGGGACCAACGACGTCGCGGTGAACACTCCGATCGCCACCATCCTGGCCGATGGCGAGGATGCTTCCGCGACGCCGACACCCGCAAAACAGGAAAAGGCCGCGGAGTCCGCGCCGCCGGCTGTTGAAGCCAAATCCGCACCGGCGCCGAAGGAAGAACCCGCCGCTGCGCAGGCTGCTCCCGCCGCGCCGAAGGCTGCCGTCGAGGCCGATCCGAGTATTCCAGAAGGCACCGAGATGGTGACGATGACCATCCGCGACGCCTTGCGCGACGCGATGGCCGAAGAGATGCGCCGCGACGAAGACGTCTTCATTATGGGCGAGGAAGTCGCGGAATATCAGGGCGCCTACAAGGTGACGCAGGGCCTGCTGCAGGAATTCGGCGCCCGCCGCGTCATCGATACGCCGATCACCGAGCACGGCTTTGCCGGCGTTGGCGTCGGTGCGGCGATGTCCGGCCTGAAGCCGATCGTCGAATTCATGACCTTCAACTTCGCGATGCAGGCGATCGACCAGATCATCAACTCGGCGGCGAAGACGCTGTACATGTCGGGCGGCCAGATGACCTGTTCGATCGTGTTCCGTGGCCCGAACGGCGCCGCGGCGCGCGTCGGCGCGCAGCACAGCCAGGACTACTCGGCCTGGTACTCGCAAATCCCCGGCCTCAAGGTGGTCGCGCCGTATTCCGCCGCCGACTACAAGGGTCTGCTCAAGGCCGCGATCCGCGATCCGAACCCCGTGATCTTCCTCGAGAACGAAATGCTCTACGGGCATTCCGGCGAAGTGCCGAAGCTCGATGATTACGTGGTGCCGATCGGCAAGGCGAAGGTCGCCCGCACCGGCAAGGACGTCACGCTGATCTCGTGGTCGAATGGCATGAGCTACGCGCTGAAGGCCGCCGACGAGCTGGCGAAGGAAGGCATCGAAGCCGAGGTGATCGATCTGCGCACGCTGCGACCGCTCGACACCGAGACCATCATCGCCTCGGTGAAGAAGACTTCGCGCGCGGTCACGGTGGAGGAAGGCTGGCAGCAGTCCGGCGTCGGCGCCGAAGTCGCAGCAAGAATCGTGGAGCACGCCTTCGACTACCTCGATGCGCCGGTCGGCCGGGTGTCCGGCAAGGACGTGCCGATGCCCTACGCCGCCAACCTCGAAAAGCTGGCTCTGCCCTCGGTGGCCGACGTGGTCGCAGCGGCCAAAGCCGTTTGCTATCGGTAA
- a CDS encoding TPP-dependent pyruvate/acetoin dehydrogenase alpha subunit (product_source=COG1071; cath_funfam=3.40.50.970; cog=COG1071; pfam=PF00676; superfamily=52518): protein MDVRAVKAAGDKAVAWCRAGKGPYILEMQTYRYRGHSMSDPAKYRTREEVDKVRHDQDPIEQVRNRLLAAKVTEQDLKAIDAEVRDIVNAAADFAQHDAEPDASELYTDVYR, encoded by the coding sequence ATGGACGTCCGCGCCGTCAAGGCGGCAGGCGACAAGGCTGTGGCATGGTGCCGCGCGGGCAAGGGTCCCTACATTCTGGAAATGCAGACCTATCGCTACCGCGGCCATTCGATGTCGGACCCGGCGAAGTATCGCACCCGCGAGGAGGTCGACAAGGTCCGCCACGACCAGGACCCGATCGAGCAGGTCCGCAACCGCCTGCTGGCCGCGAAGGTGACCGAGCAGGATCTCAAGGCGATCGATGCGGAAGTCCGCGACATCGTCAACGCCGCCGCGGATTTCGCGCAGCACGATGCCGAGCCCGATGCGTCCGAACTTTACACCGACGTCTACCGTTGA
- a CDS encoding chromate reductase (product_source=KO:K19784; cath_funfam=3.40.50.360; cog=COG0431; ko=KO:K19784; pfam=PF03358; superfamily=52218) codes for MATHSVAVIVGSLRKQSFSLKIAHAFAKLAPASLKLNIVTLHDLSFFNPDLEAAPPADWLKFRETIQASDAVLFVTPEYNRSISGVLKNAIDVASRPYGKSSFLGKPVGIVSNSPGPLGGVAAAMSLKQLLPGITGPIMQQPEIYLNGIGDAFDDKGEIAKESLRPVLQAYIDAFAAWVEKQKK; via the coding sequence ATGGCCACTCACAGCGTTGCCGTCATCGTCGGCAGCCTCCGCAAGCAGTCGTTCTCGCTCAAGATCGCGCACGCCTTCGCCAAACTGGCGCCGGCGTCGCTGAAGCTGAACATCGTGACGCTGCATGACCTCTCGTTCTTCAACCCGGACCTGGAAGCCGCGCCGCCGGCCGACTGGCTCAAGTTTCGCGAGACGATCCAGGCGTCCGACGCCGTGCTGTTCGTGACCCCGGAATACAACCGCTCGATCTCCGGCGTGCTGAAGAACGCCATCGATGTGGCCTCGCGGCCTTACGGCAAGAGCTCGTTCCTCGGCAAGCCGGTCGGTATCGTCAGCAACTCGCCGGGTCCGCTGGGCGGCGTCGCCGCAGCGATGAGCCTGAAGCAGCTGCTGCCGGGCATCACCGGCCCGATCATGCAACAGCCCGAAATCTACCTGAACGGAATTGGCGACGCTTTCGACGACAAGGGCGAGATCGCCAAGGAGTCGCTGCGGCCGGTGCTGCAGGCCTATATCGACGCCTTCGCGGCCTGGGTCGAAAAGCAGAAGAAATAA
- a CDS encoding threonine/homoserine/homoserine lactone efflux protein (product_source=COG1280; cog=COG1280; pfam=PF01810; superfamily=103473; transmembrane_helix_parts=Outside_1_4,TMhelix_5_27,Inside_28_38,TMhelix_39_61,Outside_62_64,TMhelix_65_87,Inside_88_106,TMhelix_107_129,Outside_130_143,TMhelix_144_166,Inside_167_203), whose product MSLEFLITSLIVVASPGTGALYTLAAGFSRGSRASLVAAFGCTLGIVPHMAAAILGLAALLHTSALAFQIFKYLGVAYLLYMAWNTLREHGALKVEKEVDARSVLQVTVTAILINILNPKLSIFFLAFLPQFVSTDEVHPLSQMLRLSAVFMAMTFVVFAIYGLFAASIREHVISRPRVLTWMRRSFAGAFAALGAKLAFAER is encoded by the coding sequence ATGAGCCTCGAATTCCTGATCACCTCGCTGATCGTGGTGGCCTCGCCCGGCACCGGCGCGCTCTACACGCTGGCTGCGGGCTTTTCGCGGGGATCGCGCGCCAGCCTGGTCGCGGCTTTCGGCTGCACGCTCGGCATTGTTCCGCACATGGCGGCGGCGATTTTGGGACTTGCGGCGCTGCTGCACACCAGTGCGCTGGCGTTCCAGATCTTCAAGTATCTCGGCGTCGCCTATCTACTCTATATGGCTTGGAATACGCTGCGCGAGCACGGCGCGCTGAAAGTCGAGAAGGAAGTTGATGCGCGCTCAGTGCTGCAGGTGACGGTGACCGCGATCCTGATCAACATCCTCAATCCAAAGCTGTCGATCTTCTTCCTCGCCTTCCTGCCGCAGTTCGTCAGCACCGACGAGGTCCATCCGCTGTCGCAAATGCTGAGGCTGAGCGCGGTGTTCATGGCGATGACCTTCGTGGTGTTCGCCATCTACGGCCTGTTCGCCGCATCGATCCGCGAGCATGTGATCTCGCGGCCGCGCGTGCTGACCTGGATGCGGCGCAGCTTCGCCGGCGCCTTTGCCGCGCTCGGCGCGAAGCTCGCCTTTGCGGAGCGCTGA